The genomic segment ttgGCTGTTTTCTCTTCCGATGTTGTGATTATGTAAATTATGCAGATGCTACTTTTCCCCCTGCAGTCAGATGTAAAAGGACATCAGTGTCAAATCCTGGACAGCCCTCACCATGTATTTATCCCCTCTTGGAGGGACGCATTACCAAGTCTGCCTGTTTTATTTGCCGTATTTAACCAGGTTTTACAGATCAGGGCTCTGATATATAAAGATGCATCTGCTATTGTAGCTTTGTGAgtcctctgcctccatctgcAGCCTGATTGACGCTTCTATTCACCTATAAGTGCTGCCTTCACGGCGCTTTTCCCCagcttttaatttcaaatggaTGTTTCGTTTTATAGCAATCCCTTTTGACTTGCTCCTTTCACTGCCACTTGGAAgtagaaatatagaaataaatgtgaaaataataacagcatttggcccccttttttttttcttcttcttcttcacctctccCGTCTCTGCACTCGGCTGGAATCACAGTGTGACTGTATTACAGAAAAGGCTTTTcagcaagaaaaacatgtttccatATCAAAAGGCAACAACAAGCGGGGGCTTCTCTCACATTCATGCAtgtgcaggggggggggggggggggggggttccttgTCCCCCTCGTGCTGcctgcacaaaaataaaatatgtcgCCGTCAAATTACATCCACCTGTAAATGATCTGAACTGGAATGTAGACAGggaataaaatttaaatttaattttagaCCTACAATTCCTGTTTTTGCCTTTCATATTACCAGAAATGTGTAAGAAGTGAATGAGTAAGCTCAACCTAAGGGCTAAACCTGCTGAATCTACAGGTCCCTTTAATAGACTATATGTGGGACTCCTAAGTGCTGCGGCTGGTAAAAGTCATTAAGACGAGAGGAGATTTAGTCATTaagaagaagacaaaataaaactgaggcaCCTCCAGTGAGTGTAGCTGCTTCGAGGTGACAGGGATTCTTCTTCACCACATTTATAAAGGTTTTAATTTTGAACAAAATGAGGAGCTGAGGTGGGTGTTTTACAGAGACACGTGGTTGTGACTGTTTGACACCTTTAAATCCAGATTGAAACTGATGCtttaaagacatattttattttcaactgtgGTTTTTAAACAGTGCTGGAGATTAACTCTGATTCAGAACCCACCGGCAGTGATGGACACTGGGACATTTTAAGGTCTGACTGGACTGGATCCACcgcacagaaacagacacacacagtcttagAAGAATTAAACATTTCCTCAAGCCTGAATGATCTGTATTTGCTATTTACAGCATAATGAACAGGAAACTGCAAAGTGGAACAAGGGCGGAAGTTAAGGAACAAGAGGAGAGCTACGTGTATTGTGTTTCATATGCAGAGACACGGTGCAGCAGTGACGCCCATCTCTCAGCTGCATGAGGCTCTGCACAGGATGGAAAATAcagcaaatgaagaaaattgTTACATAAAGAAGCTGTGAGGTCTAACGCAACTCTTCTAATGTGTGCAgaaatcacatttcttttttaaggcATTGAAAAATCTCTGCATGGAGGCTGGAGGcgcattgtgttgttgttttccccctccaaaataaaaggagaGTAAAAcgataaataacattttttcaaaataattgaGAGCAAGGAATgatttttcagttatttctttctgtatgtctatcttttttttttaaaaataaataaataaataaaacatcaagtACAATTTAGATTCAGGAGTCTGAAATCTGgataaatattttcatctgtaATTTCAAAAagcctgtaaaataaaaatgattggTGTTTCGCAGCTGAACTCTTGAGTTGATGGAAATCAATTGTTTTAGCGCATTAGCTGCGGACAATCAGCCTCATTTCCCATCTCTTAACGGCGcgttttaaaaatcacaatctTATCTGTGCGCCTGCCGCAAGCCTGTGTTAACACCCCATTGAGTGTTAAATGCAATCAACGAGTCCCATTAAGGTCTGAACTGGGAATCCACGTTCCTCCACAGCAGCcgccacccacccccaccccccccaccccccatccaccacctccacctccaatCAGCCCATGTTGATTAGCCGTGTAAATACGCAATACGTTCTCTTTTTCCAGGATTGAATAGAGGCGATAATGGGCCGTTATCTTATCCCGGGGAGGGTGGAGGTGAGGAGGCGGCGTTGTTGACCCGCAGAGAGGGAGCTGCTGTCGGGGAGGAAACGCCGCTGATCTGCTTCCCGCGGAGAGGCGATGGAGGGCGGATAATGAGATGAAGCGCTGATATATCGCTGAGCGGCTCctgtctgctgcagaaacacGGTTAATATTCATTTACTCATGCagggacaaaataaaaacctttgaTTACACTTTActgcaccttcacacacaccacGCTACAGGTAGGTGGCTTGTTTTATTATCCCGCCGCGGGACTATTTATACCAACCTTAAATTAATCATCAATATTACTTTcagagtaataataataataataataataataataattatttgttCAGAGATAGACTCGAGCTTGGCGCGGAATGCACCggctcatattttatttttgttctgtaaattaactggaaaaaatagaataaaaatattaataataataacaataataataaaatgttgtttctgtgtgaaataaagttaTTTGGATAAATTAAAAGCTTAATTACTTTTTCCTTGAAATGATTTAATACATCACTTTAagcactgagctgctgtgagcTGCCGTTAAATGGTTTATTATTTActacaataaaacatgtttcaccTTAAACAACGagttaaaaaaaactctgaagCAGTTTAATGCGAGGATCATGAACTGGTTATTTTAGGTTTGGTTGTCCACCTCTCTGAACTGATGGGAAAAGGCCCagtcttcatcatcctcctcttcctcggtGTAAACACTGATATAAATGTATCCCATTTATTATGATGCCTTCACTGACGAGGAAATAATCGGATTACTCTGTAGCAagagtttccaaaagtctccaaACAGTGCGGATTATCTTAATTGAATTAATTCTTAATACACAGATCTGCGGCCGTTTCAGCAGCTGATCTCAGACCAGCCCTTGCTCCGCCGTGACGTCAGCAGTGTATAAAACCAGCCCTGCTCTCAGCTGGTCCCATCAAACACCACCAGTTCGCATCGCCGACACGAGCTCGCGGAGCTGCAGGGAGAAACGTCCCCTTTCAGACGCAACATGACGCAGTTTTAGGaaacttttttatttgtccacGGAGAGCGGAAATCTGTcaggagcattttttttttttacttcaccGAGCAGTTTTCACCTTTCCTCACTTCTTCCCGTCTCCGGTGTGATGCCCGCCGGGATGTTCAGCATAGACAGCATCCTGTCCGGACGGCCGAGCTGCAAGgagccgctgctgctgcaccgGAGCGGCCCGGTGGTGCTGTCCGCCGGCCTCACGGACTCTATCTACACCGACTACAACGGACTGTACTCGGCCACGTGTGGGCCCTCTCCTTCCGGGATTCAGTCTGTGAACGGGACCAGGATAGGATATAACGGCTACTACTACGGACAGCTTCAAGTCCAGGGCGCCGGAGGAGGGCCGCCGTGCTGCGGCTCTGTGCCCGGCCTCAGCCCGCAGCAGTGCCCTTGCATCCCGGCAGGTAGGAGCACCAAACTCCGCTTCTCTTTAGATTTTTTTACCAACTTTAAAATCCACTATAGACGTGAAACTCTAGGCTCAGGAAATCTGCACTGAATTTATCTTATTTAACATGTAACATCCCAGTTTTCTGACTGGTGTccaaacgaaaaaaaaaaaaaagaaactgaatgaTAAACATttgcaacaacaacatttgaCCAATAAGTGGCGATACATGAAGTCCAGCATGTCGCATGTTGCTCTATTTAAAGACAAATGTTCTTTGGAGGAATGAAAAACTATTTCTGATAATTTGTCTAAAACGACGCACTGTGACGTAATTTAAGTGTGAACTGAAGGACACATAGCCTATAGAACCCTCAACACCCACATTGACTTTTTGATGTCAGAGCTTGTTCTTCAGGATAAAAGACTCTGACAGTCTGGAGGTTGTTGCTTTGTGATTGAACCAAACAGACGTGTTTATAAAGAAAGAGACAGTGTCAGACTGAGGTTTAATGCACGAGCTGAACTCCGTCCACACACAGTTAAACTTAATTATCTTTACCCATTAATTAAATATTCACGTGCGTAAAAAACAAAGCGTGGCCCACAGTTTGCAgttgtctgcagcagctgtaattTGCAGTTTAAATGAACGCTGTTTAGCctacatgtatatgtatgtgcagCCTatgtgtctatatatatatgtaggcCTAGTTTCCTGAACTCACCcgtgtctttctgtctcctccGTCCCCGCAGCTTACGACAGCCCGGGCTCGGTGCTGATCTCCCCGGTCCCCCATCAGATGATGTCCTATATGAACATGGGCAGCCTGTCGCGGACcgagctgcagctcctcaacCAGCTGCACTGCCGCAGGAAGCGGAGGCACCGCACCATCTTCACCGACGAGCAGCTGGAGGCTCTGGAGGGCCTCTTTCAGGAGACCAAGTACCCGGACGTCGGCACACGGGAGCAGCTGGCCCGCAAGGTGCACCTCCGGGAGGAGAAGGTCGAGGTCAGAGGCGAATTTAACTtcctactgttttttttttttttttttttttaaactgttcattTCTGATTGTTTCCGGATTCAAATGAGGGAAAAtagattctttttttatttttactcatttattttgttaagaGACAAGACACCTTTACAGTGAAGTTGTTATTCTCATTAGCGCCATTGTTGTTtagctgttttatattttattacaaaggCTTTAACTATCATGCTTTTTCGTGCCGCTCTTCGTGATTCAAGGCCTTTTAAGTAAATCTCGTTTTTAAAACGATTAAAAGGAAATCCGCgtcattttctcagttttactGAGATACTTCAAATGAAATCGTATTATTTTCCTCTGACAAACaccacttatttttttttttatggaagaatttattttcaattcaaaCCTATACAACTGTTAACAGAACTTAGCGTTTTTGGTGTGAATTAAAATGTAGCTCGGCTCATAAAATctgtctggggaaaaaaatacatatcatATTCGAACAGAATATTAGTTATTAGTTTTCAAATTGATGCGACCTCATTAGCTCCAGAAGagagattaataaaaaatgcatCCAGCAGATTTTAAATCAAGTTTCTTTAATGGGGGtttgaataaaaaattattataggCTAATAACTAATTCTTGAATAAAGAAACGAGGCACCAACGAAAAATAATGAGAACAGGAATATTTTTACTAATCAGCTCCACTGAGCAGCACTGGAAGTCAAATTAATGCAAACTATCTATTAAAATAGTTCTATCTATAAAACGTTGAATAACGTcgtaaaagaaaacatgatgcgtttttacattttatgcgTTTTGTTGTCTTAATGAATGACTTTATCCGCTGTTacttaataaatgaataattaccAAAGTCATTAATTAGATATTTTCAAGGATAAACAGTCAAATTAATGACTGTGATACACATTACAATGTCCAATCTGTGATTAGAgaataaaaaaccaaaacaaacaaacatatacacGTAGGCCTAATTGTGCTTTCTTATCATGTAGGTTTGGTTCAAAAACAGACGCGCgaagtggaggaggcagaaacGCTCTTCATCAGAGGAATCAGAAAACTCTCAGAAATGGAACAAATCCGCCAAAACGTCCGCGGAGAAAACGGAGGAGAGTAAAAGCGAGGTGG from the Seriola aureovittata isolate HTS-2021-v1 ecotype China chromosome 13, ASM2101889v1, whole genome shotgun sequence genome contains:
- the gsc gene encoding homeobox protein goosecoid: MPAGMFSIDSILSGRPSCKEPLLLHRSGPVVLSAGLTDSIYTDYNGLYSATCGPSPSGIQSVNGTRIGYNGYYYGQLQVQGAGGGPPCCGSVPGLSPQQCPCIPAAYDSPGSVLISPVPHQMMSYMNMGSLSRTELQLLNQLHCRRKRRHRTIFTDEQLEALEGLFQETKYPDVGTREQLARKVHLREEKVEVWFKNRRAKWRRQKRSSSEESENSQKWNKSAKTSAEKTEESKSEVDSDS